One region of Lathamus discolor isolate bLatDis1 chromosome 2, bLatDis1.hap1, whole genome shotgun sequence genomic DNA includes:
- the NXPH1 gene encoding neurexophilin-1 encodes MQAVYWYAVLLLQPTLYLVTCANLTNGGKTELLKSGSSKSTLKHIWTESSKDLSISRLLSQTFRGKENDTDLDLRYDAPETYSDQDLWDWLRNSTDLQEPRPRAKRRPIVKTGKFKKMFGWGDFHSNIKTVKLNLLITGKIVDHGNGTFSVYFRHNSTGQGNVSVSLVPPTKIVEFDLAQQTVIDAKDSKSFNCRIEYEKVDKATKNTLCNYDPSKTCYQEQTQSHVSWLCSKPFKVICIYISFYSTDYKLVQKVCPDYNYHSDTPYFPSG; translated from the coding sequence gttaCCTGTGCAAATTTAACAAATGGAGGGAAAACAGAACTTCTAAAATCAGGAAGCTCCAAATCCACACTAAAGCACATATGGACAGAAAGTAGCAAAGACTTGTCCATCAGCCGACTGTTGTCACAGACTTTTCgtggaaaggaaaatgatacAGATTTGGACCTGCGATACGATGCCCCAGAAACTTATTCTGATCAAGATCTCTGGGACTGGCTGAGGAACTCCACAGACCTGCAAGAGCCTCGGCCCAGAGCAAAGAGAAGGCCCATTGTCAAGACTGGgaaatttaagaaaatgtttggCTGGGGAGATTTTCATTCCAACATCAAGACTGTGAAGCTAAATCTGTTAATAACTGGGAAAATCGTTGACCATGGCAATGGGACATTTAGTGTTTACTTCAGGCATAACTCCACTGGTCAAGGGAATGTATCTGTGAGCCTAGTGCCCCCTACAAAAATAGTGGAATTTGACTTGGCACAACAGACGGTGATTGATGCCAAAGATTCCAAGTCCTTTAACTGTCGAATCGAGTATGAAAAGGTTGACAAGGCTACCAAGAACACACTCTGCAACTATGACCCTTCAAAAACCTGTTATCAGGAGCAGACCCAGAGTCATGTGTCATGGCTCTGCTCCAAGCCCTTTAAAGTAATCTgtatttacatttccttttataGTACAGATTATAAATTAGTACAGAAGGTGTGTCCTGATTACAATTACCACAGTGACACACCCTACTTCCCATCAGGGTGA